One genomic segment of Pseudomonas fortuita includes these proteins:
- a CDS encoding NUDIX hydrolase — translation MKFCSACGQPVTQRIPEGDSRLRYVCESCQTIHYQNPNIVAGVLPTWGSQVLLCRRAIEPRRGFWTLPAGFMENGETIDQAARRETVEEACARVGPMSLYQLFDLPHINQVHVFFRAELADLAFDVGIESLEVRLFEQHEIPWGELAFRTVTRTLECYYRDRIGAHYPIGHEYLPPMNVSTSTST, via the coding sequence ATGAAATTCTGCAGCGCGTGCGGCCAGCCGGTCACTCAGCGGATTCCCGAGGGCGATAGCCGCCTGCGGTATGTCTGCGAGTCTTGCCAGACCATCCACTACCAGAACCCCAACATCGTCGCTGGCGTACTACCGACCTGGGGCAGCCAGGTGCTGCTGTGCCGGCGCGCCATCGAGCCACGCCGTGGCTTCTGGACCCTGCCTGCCGGGTTCATGGAGAACGGCGAAACCATCGACCAGGCCGCCCGTCGCGAAACCGTCGAGGAAGCCTGCGCCCGGGTCGGACCCATGAGCCTGTACCAGCTCTTCGATTTGCCGCACATCAACCAGGTGCATGTGTTCTTCCGCGCAGAACTCGCAGACCTGGCGTTTGATGTGGGTATCGAAAGCCTGGAAGTGCGGTTGTTCGAACAACATGAGATTCCGTGGGGCGAGCTGGCTTTCCGCACCGTCACGCGCACACTAGAATGCTACTATCGCGACCGCATCGGGGCGCACTACCCCATAGGCCATGAGTACCTGCCGCCGATGAACGTCTCGACCTCGACCTCTACTTAG
- a CDS encoding gamma carbonic anhydrase family protein — MKYRLGDLRVESHPTSWAAPNATLIGNVRLQANASVWFGAVLRGDNELIDIGEASNVQDGTVMHTDMGSPLTLGKGVTVGHNAMLHGCTVGDYSLVGINAVILNGARIGKHCIIGANALIAEGKEIPDGSLVMGSPGKVVRELTEQQKRMLEASAAHYVHNAQRYAQELVVDDE, encoded by the coding sequence ATGAAATACCGCCTGGGCGACCTGCGGGTCGAAAGCCACCCCACCAGTTGGGCTGCACCCAACGCCACGCTGATCGGCAACGTGCGCCTGCAGGCCAATGCCAGCGTGTGGTTTGGCGCGGTGCTGCGCGGCGATAACGAGCTCATTGATATTGGCGAAGCCAGCAACGTGCAGGACGGCACGGTGATGCATACCGACATGGGCTCGCCGCTGACCTTGGGCAAGGGCGTTACCGTTGGTCATAACGCCATGCTGCATGGCTGCACGGTGGGCGACTACAGCCTGGTCGGTATCAATGCCGTGATCCTCAACGGCGCGCGCATTGGCAAGCACTGCATCATCGGCGCCAATGCGCTGATCGCCGAGGGCAAGGAAATCCCGGACGGTTCGCTGGTGATGGGCTCGCCCGGCAAGGTCGTCCGTGAACTGACAGAACAGCAGAAACGCATGCTTGAAGCCAGTGCCGCGCATTACGTGCACAATGCCCAGCGTTATGCCCAGGAGCTGGTGGTTGATGATGAGTGA
- a CDS encoding DUF1289 domain-containing protein, with protein MMSDVAERPVASPCVSICALDEQDICTGCQRTVAEIGRWGRMDNDERRAVLKLCHERAVEAGLIL; from the coding sequence ATGATGAGTGATGTTGCAGAGCGGCCGGTAGCTTCGCCGTGCGTGAGCATTTGTGCACTGGACGAGCAGGATATCTGCACGGGCTGCCAGCGTACCGTGGCGGAGATTGGCCGCTGGGGGCGGATGGACAATGATGAGCGCCGGGCGGTGCTCAAGCTTTGCCATGAACGGGCAGTAGAGGCTGGCCTCATCCTGTAG
- a CDS encoding VUT family protein, producing the protein MFYLIAYISSVVLINYAFSSAPHLDIIWSAWGGLVFILRDMVQTRFGHGALVAMLVALVLSYVTSEPAIALASATAFFISELIDWLVFSITRRPLRDRLWLSSALSIPVDTFIFFGMIGALTPAVIGTAMASKFAGVTAVWLAMAFRARRAAVAG; encoded by the coding sequence ATGTTCTATCTGATTGCCTACATCAGCAGCGTAGTGCTGATCAACTACGCCTTTTCCAGCGCCCCGCACCTGGACATCATCTGGTCCGCCTGGGGCGGCCTGGTGTTCATCCTGCGCGACATGGTGCAGACCCGCTTCGGCCATGGTGCCCTGGTTGCCATGCTGGTGGCCCTGGTGCTGTCCTATGTCACCTCGGAGCCGGCCATTGCCTTGGCCAGCGCCACCGCGTTCTTCATTTCCGAGCTGATCGACTGGCTGGTGTTCAGCATTACCCGCCGGCCACTGCGTGACCGCCTGTGGCTAAGCTCGGCGCTGAGCATTCCGGTGGATACCTTCATCTTTTTCGGCATGATCGGCGCCCTGACCCCGGCGGTGATTGGCACCGCGATGGCGTCAAAGTTCGCCGGTGTCACTGCCGTGTGGCTGGCCATGGCATTTCGCGCCCGACGGGCCGCCGT
- a CDS encoding CoA pyrophosphatase: MLDELLRRMSNHQPASLETDRRFPEAAVLLPITRSEAPELVLTLRAKGLSTHGGEVAFPGGRRDPEDPDLVFTALREAEEEIGLPPGLVEVIGPLSPLVSLHGLKVTPFVGLIPDFVEYRANDAEIAAVFTVPLEFFRQDPRDHTHRIDYQGRSWYVPSYRYGEYKIWGLSAIMIVELVNVLFDAGISLHQPPERYIET, translated from the coding sequence ATGCTGGACGAGCTACTTCGCCGAATGAGCAACCACCAACCCGCATCACTGGAAACCGACCGGCGGTTCCCTGAAGCGGCGGTCCTTTTGCCCATTACCCGCAGCGAAGCGCCCGAGCTGGTCCTGACCCTGCGCGCCAAGGGCTTGTCCACCCATGGTGGCGAAGTGGCCTTTCCCGGTGGCCGACGCGACCCGGAAGACCCGGACCTGGTGTTTACCGCCCTGCGCGAGGCCGAGGAAGAGATCGGCCTGCCGCCTGGGCTGGTGGAAGTGATAGGCCCGCTCAGCCCGCTTGTTTCGCTGCACGGCCTTAAAGTGACGCCATTCGTCGGGCTTATTCCCGACTTCGTCGAATACCGTGCCAACGATGCCGAAATCGCGGCAGTATTCACCGTGCCGCTGGAATTCTTCCGCCAGGACCCGCGCGACCATACCCACCGTATCGATTATCAGGGGCGCAGCTGGTACGTGCCCAGCTACCGCTATGGCGAATACAAGATCTGGGGCTTGTCGGCGATCATGATCGTCGAACTGGTCAACGTGCTGTTTGATGCCGGCATCAGCCTGCACCAGCCACCAGAGCGTTACATCGAAACCTGA
- a CDS encoding L,D-transpeptidase family protein, translating into MRWLLALFCLCVTSVSQAAFTETIIRKPVPAAQTPSPSQQAMQPLIDKVLVIKSERRLQLISRGEPLKTYRISLGKQPKGAKQREGDKKTPEGLYWLDWRKQSDRFNLAMHINYPNVSDAARATREGVSAGSMIMIHGTPINDEYPEWYFHTLDWTDGCIAMRNRDMQEVWDLVRDGTLIEIRP; encoded by the coding sequence ATGCGCTGGTTGCTTGCCCTTTTCTGCCTTTGCGTTACCTCGGTGTCCCAGGCGGCCTTCACCGAGACCATCATCCGCAAGCCCGTGCCGGCAGCGCAAACGCCGTCGCCTTCGCAGCAGGCCATGCAACCGCTGATCGACAAGGTGCTGGTGATCAAGTCCGAGCGTCGCTTGCAGCTGATCAGCCGTGGCGAGCCGCTGAAAACCTACCGCATTTCCCTGGGCAAGCAGCCCAAGGGCGCCAAGCAACGCGAAGGCGATAAAAAAACCCCTGAAGGCCTGTACTGGCTGGACTGGCGCAAGCAGAGCGACCGCTTCAACCTGGCCATGCACATCAACTACCCGAACGTGAGCGATGCCGCCCGCGCCACGCGCGAAGGGGTGAGTGCCGGCAGCATGATCATGATTCACGGCACGCCGATCAACGACGAGTACCCGGAGTGGTACTTCCATACCCTGGACTGGACCGACGGGTGTATTGCCATGCGTAACCGTGACATGCAGGAGGTCTGGGACCTGGTACGTGATGGCACGTTGATCGAGATCAGGCCCTGA